A DNA window from uncultured Methanoregula sp. contains the following coding sequences:
- a CDS encoding LSM domain-containing protein, with the protein MVNGIVLPIKKVFALVDSKISVEIKDEGRKLQGRLVAVDEYLNIHMEETTEFVDNQRGRSLGTVVIRGNNILTIAPVI; encoded by the coding sequence ATGGTTAACGGAATTGTTTTGCCGATAAAAAAAGTGTTTGCGCTTGTGGATTCAAAGATATCCGTCGAGATAAAAGATGAAGGCCGCAAGCTGCAGGGGCGCCTTGTCGCGGTGGACGAATATCTCAACATCCACATGGAAGAGACAACCGAGTTTGTCGATAACCAGCGGGGCAGGAGCCTTGGCACGGTTGTGATCCGGGGTAACAATATCCTCACTATTGCACCGGTAATCTGA
- a CDS encoding MarR family transcriptional regulator, with translation MGDPVDEGLKLIQSKPEGVLQSELWKELGVDSRKCSRIVKKLEDSGLIERIEFKKEGIKTYLLRAKQMPVNPCDLLAGDELIPCIGCELECIVEECHPLMDWMYQLAIVQHTEE, from the coding sequence ATGGGAGATCCGGTAGATGAAGGACTGAAACTGATTCAGTCGAAGCCTGAAGGTGTTCTTCAGAGCGAGCTCTGGAAAGAGCTGGGTGTTGACAGCCGGAAATGTTCCCGGATCGTCAAGAAACTTGAAGACAGCGGTCTCATCGAACGAATCGAGTTCAAGAAAGAGGGAATCAAGACCTACCTCCTGCGGGCAAAGCAGATGCCGGTCAATCCCTGCGATCTTCTCGCCGGTGACGAGTTGATACCCTGTATCGGCTGCGAACTTGAGTGCATTGTGGAAGAGTGCCACCCGCTCATGGACTGGATGTACCAGCTGGCAATCGTCCAGCACACGGAAGAATAA